A genomic region of Marinobacter sp. NP-4(2019) contains the following coding sequences:
- a CDS encoding LuxR C-terminal-related transcriptional regulator, producing the protein MPAFPVVEVRSMPPALRGWEIERPRLMASLSGPVVPRVLKVTAAAGYGKTVLLAQLAQRADSANAWVTLENRDNNPNRLLAQLLIAFEFAGVLGVDVVAKALEKLPTDSESAWTDLVNGVRRFSRPIRLHLDNLERLKAGLALKHLQRLLDHAPVNLSFVLSGRSQPPLGVSRWRLRGELAVVDERELAMTAEEIGTMCSGVSLNLSEVFQLEAATGGWAAAIRLWLVAWQDSQGLSGGRSLFDPVVTDQAQRYLGEFLEDEVFNHLPARLYQFLRDTCVVNSFNEELAGLLSGQNSVSGILGRLQREHLFVYTEPHQEGWFRYHPMFRQTMARIRERDDPDGTKVLHEKAGDWLLAQGHYGEGLYQYARNQSFSMLLSVVEKHTFDLLREGQVNEIVGSLAKIPSQLGSDHFALAITEASVAHVSRDINRIKVSIHRLAPLLRKASPYTDLKRVEQTITYLRSQIAYLGGNPRHGLRLCSEALAKLDPSTPSHAAESVIRFHKANCHHALGQLSCAYLDASRALEDLRRTGLTGYINTLGLLLGQIELQQGRVAEAEQRFETMTAAADTPRATAHNFYDVYYYLGMGMVRRDQNNLTSADTLLNQAAAIALRFEPSAALPWVFHHMALVGWARGDSTRALELWKECQRLAWQHQHYGMYRLSGAYRVRLALSHGIGTDDYVAQWRREWQWTERRYGPDTFPEERLAWAWWCHHHGEVKLARTLCDSLLDQLAEEGQIDLMIDAWLLKASIFRSQQDLDQAVQALNQAITMAAGHQLPSLFFREGRELVDLIKQALSTRGHHQLALSESVAHREFVEQQIARLHESQVSPSVPDHLLPFEALSPREHDVLNLMAEGKSNQEIADTLFVGVSTVKTHINSIFRKLDVSTRQDACAKAAQFHLIR; encoded by the coding sequence ATGCCCGCTTTCCCTGTTGTTGAAGTCCGATCGATGCCACCGGCCCTGAGGGGCTGGGAGATTGAGCGACCGCGGCTGATGGCCAGTCTTTCAGGACCTGTGGTTCCGAGGGTGCTGAAGGTTACGGCAGCGGCGGGTTATGGCAAGACGGTCCTGTTGGCTCAGCTGGCGCAACGCGCTGACAGTGCGAATGCCTGGGTTACCCTGGAGAACAGGGACAACAACCCGAACCGGCTTCTGGCCCAACTCCTGATCGCCTTTGAGTTCGCCGGTGTCCTGGGCGTCGATGTGGTCGCAAAGGCCCTGGAAAAATTACCAACGGATTCCGAATCGGCCTGGACGGATCTGGTCAATGGCGTACGGCGTTTCAGCCGCCCGATCCGGCTACACCTCGACAATCTTGAACGACTCAAGGCTGGCCTGGCCTTAAAACATCTGCAGCGTTTGCTGGACCATGCTCCTGTCAACCTGAGCTTTGTGTTGTCTGGTCGCAGTCAGCCCCCGCTCGGCGTAAGCCGATGGCGATTGCGCGGTGAGCTTGCCGTCGTGGATGAAAGGGAGCTGGCCATGACGGCTGAGGAAATTGGAACTATGTGTTCCGGTGTTTCCCTCAATCTTAGTGAGGTGTTTCAACTGGAAGCAGCGACCGGAGGTTGGGCCGCGGCCATACGGTTATGGCTGGTTGCCTGGCAGGACAGCCAGGGATTGTCAGGGGGGAGGTCACTGTTCGATCCGGTTGTAACTGATCAGGCGCAGCGGTATCTGGGCGAATTCCTGGAAGACGAAGTCTTCAACCATTTGCCAGCCAGGCTGTACCAGTTTCTCCGTGATACCTGCGTCGTGAACAGCTTCAATGAGGAGCTGGCGGGGTTGCTGAGCGGGCAGAATTCGGTGTCCGGTATTCTGGGCCGGTTGCAGCGTGAGCATCTGTTTGTCTATACAGAGCCGCACCAGGAAGGATGGTTTCGTTACCATCCGATGTTTCGTCAGACCATGGCAAGGATTCGTGAGCGGGACGATCCCGACGGCACGAAAGTCTTGCACGAGAAGGCTGGTGATTGGTTGCTGGCGCAAGGGCATTATGGCGAGGGGCTCTACCAGTATGCCCGTAACCAGAGCTTTTCAATGTTGTTGTCGGTGGTGGAAAAACACACCTTCGACCTGTTAAGGGAAGGACAGGTCAACGAAATTGTTGGCTCACTGGCAAAGATTCCCAGTCAGTTGGGGAGCGATCATTTTGCCCTGGCCATTACCGAGGCATCGGTCGCCCATGTGTCCCGTGATATCAATCGGATCAAGGTCTCTATCCATCGATTGGCTCCCCTGCTCCGCAAGGCTTCACCGTACACTGACCTGAAACGGGTTGAGCAGACCATCACCTATCTGAGAAGTCAGATCGCCTATCTTGGCGGTAATCCGAGACACGGACTTCGTCTGTGCAGTGAGGCCCTTGCCAAACTTGACCCCTCGACCCCCTCGCACGCTGCCGAATCGGTGATCCGGTTTCATAAGGCCAATTGCCATCACGCCCTGGGGCAGTTGAGTTGCGCGTATCTCGATGCCAGCCGGGCGCTGGAGGATCTCAGGCGAACCGGGCTGACCGGTTATATAAACACCCTGGGTTTATTGTTGGGGCAAATTGAACTTCAACAGGGGCGTGTTGCCGAGGCCGAGCAGCGTTTTGAAACCATGACGGCCGCCGCTGACACTCCCCGGGCAACGGCCCACAATTTTTACGATGTCTATTACTACCTGGGTATGGGCATGGTGCGGCGGGATCAGAACAATCTGACGTCGGCGGACACCCTGCTCAACCAGGCGGCAGCCATCGCACTAAGGTTTGAACCGTCCGCGGCCTTGCCGTGGGTGTTCCATCACATGGCGCTGGTGGGGTGGGCCAGGGGGGATAGCACGCGAGCGTTGGAGCTGTGGAAAGAGTGCCAACGGCTTGCCTGGCAGCACCAACACTATGGCATGTATCGGCTGAGCGGCGCCTATCGGGTGCGGTTGGCGCTGAGCCACGGTATTGGAACCGATGATTATGTGGCTCAGTGGCGCCGGGAATGGCAATGGACCGAGCGGCGTTATGGCCCCGACACCTTTCCGGAGGAGCGATTGGCCTGGGCCTGGTGGTGTCATCACCATGGTGAGGTCAAGCTGGCCAGGACATTGTGCGATTCCCTGCTTGATCAATTAGCGGAGGAGGGACAGATTGACCTGATGATTGACGCGTGGCTGTTGAAGGCCAGTATCTTCCGGAGTCAGCAGGACCTCGATCAGGCGGTACAGGCGCTGAATCAGGCAATCACCATGGCTGCGGGGCACCAGTTACCCAGCCTCTTTTTTCGCGAAGGGCGGGAGCTGGTCGACTTAATCAAACAGGCGCTCTCCACGAGGGGACATCACCAGCTGGCGTTGAGCGAATCAGTGGCTCACAGGGAGTTTGTTGAGCAGCAGATTGCCAGGCTTCACGAGTCGCAAGTGAGCCCATCAGTTCCAGACCATTTGTTACCGTTCGAGGCGTTATCACCACGGGAGCACGACGTGTTGAATCTGATGGCAGAGGGAAAATCCAACCAGGAAATTGCCGATACTCTGTTTGTTGGCGTCAGCACCGTCAAGACTCATATCAATAGCATTTTCCGGAAACTGGATGTTTCTACGCGGCAGGACGCCTGTGCCAAGGCCGCCCAGTTCCATTTGATTCGGTAA
- a CDS encoding DUF1254 domain-containing protein, with protein MTIPSAFSSEQAKRAVNVDNFKRAESDLYFAKFVADGAFGQFTHVREPTSIDKQDVIRMNRDTLYSFAVIDLGAGPVTVTMPEAGERFMSLQVINQDHYTVNVSYGGGKHTVTPDMVGTRYAMLLVRTFVDPGNENDLQEVNSLQDAMTIDQDESSEFEIPRWDVEQTGRIRKILNDLASANRGIGSSRMFGTEETVDPVYHLMGTAAGWGGNPKEDAYYEGGAPAESSGVYTMTIQDVPVDGFWSVSVYNAQGYFERNDLNRYSINSVTAKKEVDGSVIVQFGGCEDSNPNCIPTTEGWNYVVRLYQPHKEILTGEWTFPKLVPAEAP; from the coding sequence TTGACGATTCCTTCTGCCTTCTCCAGTGAACAGGCGAAGCGGGCGGTTAATGTCGACAATTTCAAGCGAGCGGAGAGCGATCTCTATTTTGCCAAGTTTGTTGCGGACGGTGCGTTTGGCCAGTTCACGCATGTGCGAGAACCAACCTCCATTGATAAGCAGGATGTTATCCGGATGAACCGGGATACCCTGTACTCTTTTGCGGTGATTGATCTGGGCGCCGGACCGGTAACGGTCACAATGCCGGAAGCAGGCGAGCGGTTCATGAGTCTGCAGGTGATCAACCAGGATCATTACACGGTTAATGTGAGTTATGGGGGCGGCAAGCATACCGTGACTCCCGACATGGTGGGTACGCGATATGCCATGTTATTGGTCAGGACATTCGTTGATCCCGGAAACGAGAATGACCTGCAGGAAGTGAATTCGTTACAGGACGCCATGACCATTGATCAGGACGAGTCCTCCGAATTTGAAATCCCGCGATGGGATGTGGAGCAGACCGGTCGCATACGCAAAATACTGAATGATCTTGCGAGTGCAAACCGGGGGATAGGGTCTTCCCGAATGTTTGGCACGGAGGAGACAGTAGATCCGGTCTACCATTTAATGGGAACAGCCGCGGGTTGGGGTGGAAACCCTAAAGAGGATGCATACTACGAGGGTGGAGCTCCAGCTGAAAGCTCAGGCGTTTACACCATGACCATACAGGATGTGCCGGTTGATGGATTCTGGTCGGTGAGCGTCTACAACGCACAGGGTTATTTTGAAAGGAATGATCTGAACCGATATTCCATCAACAGTGTCACTGCGAAAAAAGAAGTGGATGGTTCAGTGATAGTTCAGTTTGGTGGGTGTGAGGACTCAAATCCGAATTGCATTCCTACCACTGAAGGCTGGAATTATGTCGTCAGGCTCTACCAGCCACACAAAGAAATTCTAACCGGTGAATGGACGTTTCCAAAGCTGGTTCCGGCAGAGGCTCCGTAA
- a CDS encoding DUF1254 domain-containing protein has translation MTTIKFSGLCIAMCVAMAAHADVKPVTVENFVRAESALYFGAVVKEGGFGRLNHRREVARLDQQTVIRLNRDTLYSAIVIDLDAAPAIVEMPDSGDRFMSLQVINEDHHTKAVWYDKGRYHLAREDVGTRYVMIVARTFVNPGDPRDLEQAHTVQDALRVEQSEVGTFEVPDWDPASQKRVRDALLTLASTLPNTNGMFGDEHEVDPVRHLIGAAFGWGGQPESEATYLNVTPPANDGETIYRMTVAEVPVDGFWSISVYNAEGYFEPNELNANTLNNVTAEKNADGTILVQFGGCQAETPNCLPITEGWNYMVRLYQPDDSILDGSWSFPVAEPLPEGNL, from the coding sequence ATGACAACGATAAAATTCTCAGGCCTCTGCATTGCGATGTGTGTTGCCATGGCCGCTCATGCGGATGTAAAGCCGGTCACCGTTGAGAATTTTGTTCGGGCGGAGAGCGCCCTTTACTTCGGGGCCGTCGTTAAAGAAGGCGGTTTTGGTCGCTTGAACCATCGCCGAGAGGTTGCCCGACTGGACCAGCAAACGGTCATACGACTTAACCGGGATACGCTGTATTCCGCCATCGTCATCGATCTTGACGCAGCTCCGGCCATCGTGGAAATGCCGGATTCCGGCGATCGGTTTATGTCATTGCAGGTGATCAACGAAGATCACCATACCAAGGCTGTATGGTATGACAAGGGCCGATACCACCTTGCCAGGGAAGATGTCGGGACGCGGTATGTCATGATCGTGGCCAGGACGTTTGTAAACCCCGGGGATCCGCGCGATCTTGAACAGGCGCATACCGTTCAGGATGCGTTGCGAGTAGAACAGTCCGAAGTGGGAACGTTTGAAGTTCCTGACTGGGACCCCGCCAGTCAGAAGCGAGTGCGGGATGCACTCCTGACACTGGCATCCACTTTGCCGAACACCAACGGCATGTTTGGCGATGAGCACGAGGTCGATCCGGTACGACATCTGATCGGAGCGGCATTCGGGTGGGGTGGCCAGCCGGAGTCCGAGGCTACCTATCTTAATGTCACACCACCAGCGAATGATGGCGAGACTATCTACCGTATGACCGTGGCCGAGGTGCCTGTGGATGGCTTCTGGTCGATCAGTGTCTATAACGCTGAAGGGTATTTCGAGCCGAATGAGCTCAATGCCAACACGTTGAATAATGTGACGGCCGAGAAAAACGCTGACGGAACGATCCTTGTTCAGTTCGGAGGCTGTCAGGCTGAAACACCGAACTGTCTTCCGATTACCGAGGGCTGGAACTATATGGTCAGGCTTTACCAGCCTGACGACTCGATTCTGGATGGCTCCTGGTCGTTCCCGGTTGCCGAGCCATTGCCTGAGGGAAACTTATGA
- a CDS encoding alkyl/aryl-sulfatase, translating into MTPKRFLEFKTKRWLMPTMACLLASTAYATDPKPATETTRNANAAVLKELPFDDRRDFEATDRGFIAPLPNEGVIKTDEGGPVWDLSSYQFAKGKEAPDTVNPSLWRQMQLLSKGGLYEVIPGIYQVQGVDLSTITFIEGDTGIIVVDPCITRETAKVALDLYREHRGDKPVVAVIYTHSHIDHFGGVRGVVDEADVRSGKVRIIAPEHFVEEALSENVFAGNHMSRRASYMYGVLLPQGPQGAVSTGLGLGISTGESTLINPTDYVTDTGQTMEIDGLDFEFLMAPGSEAPAEMHFYIPELKALTAAENASHTMHNLYTLRGAKARDAKAWSGYLHETIERWGDEAEVLFAPHHWPTWGNDQVLEMLKKQRDMYKYLNDQTLRLANHGYNMVEAAEMIELPDELAHFWPNRGYYGSVSHNVKAVWNYYLGWFDGNPSRLNPLPPVDAGEKFVEYMGGAANVIEMARKDFEEGNYRWVAQVLDKVVMADPENQEAKALLADAFEQMGYQSENAPWRNFYLTGAQELRNGVMKPNISSTASPDIVRSMSMGMFLDYMAVQLNGPKAAGKVIRINFILPDIGEDYGVTVENGVLNRYDDTFENADASLTVDRTKFNEVVLGESEITDLLESGEARIEGNGEKFAEFLSLLDSFELWWPMVTPKT; encoded by the coding sequence ATGACCCCCAAACGATTCCTGGAGTTCAAGACCAAAAGATGGTTAATGCCGACCATGGCTTGCCTGTTGGCCTCCACGGCCTACGCAACCGATCCAAAACCCGCAACCGAAACGACCCGGAACGCCAACGCGGCGGTACTCAAGGAGCTGCCATTTGATGACCGGCGCGACTTCGAGGCTACTGACCGGGGTTTCATTGCGCCACTTCCCAATGAGGGCGTGATCAAGACCGACGAGGGCGGCCCGGTGTGGGATCTTTCCTCCTATCAGTTTGCCAAGGGAAAGGAGGCTCCGGACACCGTCAACCCCAGTCTCTGGCGCCAGATGCAGTTGCTGTCCAAGGGCGGTCTGTATGAAGTCATACCGGGTATCTATCAGGTCCAGGGCGTTGATCTTTCCACGATTACCTTCATCGAAGGGGACACCGGCATCATCGTGGTCGATCCTTGCATCACCAGAGAGACCGCAAAGGTAGCGCTTGACCTCTATCGTGAACATCGCGGCGACAAACCGGTGGTGGCGGTGATTTATACACACAGCCATATCGACCATTTTGGCGGGGTCCGCGGCGTGGTGGACGAGGCAGATGTCCGGTCCGGCAAGGTCCGGATCATAGCACCTGAGCATTTCGTGGAAGAAGCGCTCAGTGAAAACGTGTTTGCCGGCAACCACATGAGTCGCCGCGCCAGCTACATGTACGGCGTGCTGTTGCCCCAGGGACCGCAGGGTGCTGTGAGCACCGGCCTGGGTCTGGGTATTTCCACCGGAGAATCGACTCTGATCAATCCTACCGACTACGTCACCGATACCGGCCAGACCATGGAAATCGATGGACTGGACTTCGAGTTTCTGATGGCACCCGGTAGTGAGGCGCCGGCCGAGATGCATTTTTACATTCCGGAGCTCAAAGCGCTGACCGCAGCGGAAAATGCCTCCCATACCATGCATAACCTCTACACACTGCGAGGCGCCAAGGCACGGGATGCCAAAGCCTGGTCGGGCTATCTGCATGAAACTATCGAGCGCTGGGGTGATGAGGCCGAGGTGCTTTTTGCGCCGCACCATTGGCCGACCTGGGGTAACGACCAGGTATTGGAAATGCTCAAGAAGCAACGGGATATGTACAAGTACCTGAACGATCAGACCCTGCGCCTGGCCAACCACGGTTACAACATGGTGGAAGCGGCGGAAATGATCGAGCTACCAGATGAGCTGGCCCATTTCTGGCCGAACCGTGGCTACTACGGTTCCGTCAGCCACAACGTCAAGGCGGTCTGGAACTACTACCTCGGTTGGTTTGACGGCAACCCGTCCCGCTTGAATCCGCTACCGCCAGTGGACGCGGGGGAGAAATTCGTGGAGTACATGGGGGGCGCTGCCAATGTGATCGAAATGGCGCGCAAAGACTTTGAAGAGGGCAACTATCGCTGGGTCGCCCAGGTGCTGGACAAGGTGGTCATGGCGGACCCTGAGAACCAGGAAGCCAAGGCGCTTCTGGCAGATGCCTTCGAGCAGATGGGTTATCAGTCGGAAAATGCTCCGTGGCGTAACTTTTACCTGACAGGCGCCCAGGAACTTCGCAACGGCGTGATGAAACCGAACATTTCCAGCACGGCGTCACCGGATATCGTGCGGTCGATGAGTATGGGAATGTTCCTCGATTACATGGCGGTTCAGCTCAATGGTCCGAAGGCTGCAGGCAAGGTTATTCGCATTAACTTCATCCTGCCGGATATTGGGGAAGACTACGGAGTGACGGTTGAGAATGGCGTGCTCAACAGATATGACGACACGTTTGAGAACGCCGATGCCTCACTGACAGTGGATCGCACCAAATTCAACGAGGTGGTCCTGGGTGAATCCGAAATCACTGACTTGTTGGAATCGGGGGAAGCCAGGATCGAAGGCAATGGTGAGAAATTCGCCGAGTTCCTGTCGCTGCTGGACTCTTTCGAACTCTGGTGGCCGATGGTGACGCCGAAAACCTAA
- a CDS encoding methyl-accepting chemotaxis protein, producing MPQSSNIVQRINRSRAGALVKGVFEKIGFFDLSVKIKLIIGFGLILALMALLIANGHVKKAIVSEHLLKAEEYDRVAQSVQSAIIAEKEFSLGRDKEKQEEFFRHLSEATSVIEVLIDKYGRDNEFYSTGELHDLVSDYKRSFQAYVESIGNRETLSSSSILPSEDLEIGRVQGDKQAEIYLNTMSKASRRSIALSREISNHEKSQGNDMRDRMEFEAIVGSVGALGFSILAAWGINYSIVPPIRAAQAFAERVAAGDLTESISYSSKDEIGQLINSLSNMTVGLRNIIQSLQSYSDQVASSSEQLTVITEQTQSGVNSQKLEIDQMATALQEMASTINEVAQAAETASGASQDANKASHQGYHLVARNRDVISQLASEVGESSVQIEAVNEESESVSRVVEVIKSIADQTNLLALNAAIEAARAGEHGRGFSVVADEVRGLSKRTQESTEVIEKIIVALQDKARLAVESMQSNAVSATSSVAQSEDASNALRQISEAVDRLSDMNLQIASAATEQSAASEEISRSVARISHIAEETATGARETLSASLSLASLSQELRQVTDRFQV from the coding sequence ATGCCTCAATCATCCAATATTGTCCAGCGCATCAACCGGTCGAGGGCCGGAGCGTTAGTGAAGGGCGTATTCGAGAAAATTGGCTTTTTTGATTTGTCGGTGAAGATCAAGCTGATCATAGGATTTGGCTTGATTCTGGCGCTAATGGCTTTGCTGATTGCCAATGGGCACGTCAAAAAGGCCATAGTCTCGGAGCATTTGTTGAAGGCTGAAGAATATGACCGGGTGGCTCAGTCTGTTCAGTCAGCCATAATCGCAGAAAAAGAATTCTCTCTGGGGCGTGACAAAGAAAAACAAGAGGAGTTTTTCCGGCACCTGTCCGAGGCGACTTCTGTCATTGAGGTTCTGATTGATAAATATGGAAGGGATAACGAATTCTATTCTACAGGAGAGCTCCACGACCTGGTTTCAGATTATAAGCGTAGTTTCCAGGCCTATGTTGAGTCTATTGGCAATCGTGAAACCCTGAGTAGTTCCTCGATTCTGCCATCGGAAGATCTCGAAATTGGACGTGTGCAAGGTGATAAGCAGGCAGAAATATATCTAAACACTATGTCTAAAGCCTCTCGGCGCTCCATTGCATTGTCGCGTGAAATAAGTAATCACGAAAAAAGCCAGGGCAATGACATGAGAGACAGGATGGAGTTTGAAGCCATCGTCGGCAGCGTTGGTGCATTGGGTTTTTCCATTCTGGCAGCCTGGGGAATTAATTACTCCATTGTTCCGCCCATTCGCGCAGCGCAGGCCTTTGCCGAAAGAGTGGCTGCGGGTGACTTGACTGAATCCATCTCCTATTCATCCAAAGACGAGATTGGCCAGTTGATTAACTCACTGTCCAACATGACCGTCGGACTCCGCAATATAATTCAGAGCCTGCAATCCTATTCGGACCAGGTGGCATCTTCTTCAGAGCAACTTACCGTGATCACGGAACAAACCCAGTCGGGCGTTAATTCGCAGAAACTGGAAATAGATCAGATGGCCACAGCCCTTCAGGAGATGGCTTCCACAATAAACGAAGTTGCCCAGGCAGCAGAAACAGCGTCCGGCGCTTCCCAGGATGCCAATAAAGCCTCGCATCAGGGCTACCACCTGGTAGCCCGGAACAGAGACGTAATTTCTCAATTGGCCTCGGAAGTTGGTGAATCCTCGGTACAGATTGAGGCAGTCAATGAAGAGTCTGAATCAGTGTCCAGGGTTGTGGAAGTCATCAAGTCAATTGCTGACCAGACAAACCTCCTTGCACTAAATGCTGCAATAGAGGCTGCTCGTGCTGGAGAGCACGGTCGTGGTTTCTCCGTGGTTGCTGACGAAGTTCGTGGCCTTTCGAAAAGAACCCAGGAATCTACGGAAGTCATAGAGAAGATCATTGTCGCTCTGCAGGATAAAGCCAGACTGGCCGTTGAGTCCATGCAGAGCAATGCGGTCTCGGCCACATCCAGTGTGGCTCAGAGCGAGGATGCCAGCAACGCATTACGACAAATCTCCGAAGCCGTTGACCGTCTGTCCGACATGAATTTGCAGATCGCCTCGGCGGCGACTGAACAAAGCGCTGCCTCTGAAGAAATCAGCAGAAGTGTTGCCCGGATAAGCCATATTGCAGAGGAAACCGCGACCGGGGCGAGGGAAACGCTCTCGGCGAGCCTGAGCCTGGCCTCTTTAAGCCAGGAATTGCGGCAGGTAACAGACAGGTTTCAGGTTTGA